The Macaca nemestrina isolate mMacNem1 chromosome 6, mMacNem.hap1, whole genome shotgun sequence genome window below encodes:
- the LOC105484005 gene encoding uncharacterized protein C5orf60 — MDILFPLSVIDTELCPSPVPQIIHLILFVGFSLVFLIILSPYFPREPSSVPPREENSENDKAEVGEWLRIGNKYITWKAWRSLLKKLENVKDHTLLLEK, encoded by the exons ATGGATATTCTCTTTCCTCTGAGTGTTATTGATACAGAGCTGTGCCCCAGCCCCGTTCCCCAGATCATCCATCTCATCCTCTTCGTTGGGTTTAGCCTGGTGTTCCTCATCATCTTAAGCCCCTACTTTCCCAGGGAGCCGTCCTCAGTGCCTCCCAGAGAGGAGAACAGCGAGAAT GATAAAGCTGAAGTAGGGGAATGGCTCAGGATCGGAAATAAATACATCACCTGGAAAG CTTGGAGAAGTCTCTTGAAAAAACTGGAGAACGTTAAGGACCACACTCTCCTGCTAGAAAAGTGA